A region of Lycium barbarum isolate Lr01 chromosome 1, ASM1917538v2, whole genome shotgun sequence DNA encodes the following proteins:
- the LOC132600198 gene encoding uncharacterized protein LOC132600198, which yields MESDPENSGAPETHPNKRVKTLTINSLESSSSAKGKSKLELSDSESDCCGICLTETGHGTTIIRGFIDCCDHYFCFVCIIEWSKVESKCPMCKRRFSTIRRPMKLPVFPTERVVNVPLRDQVCHHLGNVTTGPRDLYAEVQCNICHSTADDSLLLLCDLCDIAYHTYCVGLGATVPEGDWFCADCSLLKAEQAQNETKTDCYTQTSFSDHHSAESARPVSVYDIVRESVDGVESAPTGSLVASGRQNTSQRSSIRLGSVGQNGVAGRAAMFNARTLGHCRNVHDRIRTLREHWNGFQSGSLTFPSRKTSASIAKLKPVRSSCSGERPLVSCSSQPMTSQSSNQNRQDSKGSIEVEKAWKMLDMAKAIERNSDRNKCSGQASKHAVKKNTSSKEAGESSSRSISVKIEQHRPSHSESHVCKLDTKLKGASGVYKGSSTACGPLYSELVSSKESQTSLQSDVCHANNRLPQENKLCAGGSTHLISSIKSASSATIVDKGICCSSDSIVNPPQEKLKIEKSGIKRRVAVECDAKTEIQSLVKLNLKILCKDKKLEVDTFKQVARLATHSILAACGLEHKTSGISSVPECVCVHAEEVKELKRSTLMPKSCRECFFLFVKNVVNTIMLDNS from the exons ATGGAGTCCGACCCGGAAAATAGCGGAGCTCCAGAAACCCATCCAAACAAACGAGTCAAAACCCTAACCATAAATTCACTCGAATCGTCCTCATCCGCCAAAGGCAAATCAAAGCTCGAACTTTCTGATTCGGAATCGGATTGTTGTGGAATTTGTTTGACTGAAACTGGACATGGAACCACAATTATACGTGGTTTTATCGATTGTTGTGACCATTACTTCTGTTTTGTGTGTATCATTGAGTGGTCTAAGGTTGAGTCCAAATGTCCTATGTGTAAACGCCGTTTCTCCACCATCCGTCGCCCGATGAAACTTCCCGTTTTTCCTACCGAGCGTGTTGTTAATGTTCCTCTTCGCGATCAG GTTTGTCATCACCTTGGAAATGTAACAACTGGACCGCGGGATCTCTACGCGGAAGTGCAATGTAACATTTGCCACAGCACAGCCGATGACAGTCTCCTGCTGCTGTGCGACCTTTGTGACATTGCTTATCATACTTACTGTGTTGGCCTTGGTGCTACTGTTCCTGAGGGTGATTGGTTTTGTGCAGACTGCTCACTTCTGAAGGCTGAACAGGCCCAGAATGAGACAAAAACTGATTGCTATACTCAAACTAGTTTCAGTGATCACCACTCAGCAGAATCAGCAAGACCTGTATCTGTATATGATATTGTACGAGAGTCTGTTGATGGTGTTGAGAGCGCTCCAACTGGCTCTTTGGTTGCGTCTGGAAGGCAAAATACTTCTCAAAGAAGCTCAATTAGGTTGGGTTCGGTAGGACAAAATGGTGTTGCAGGACGTGCCGCTATGTTCAATGCCAGAACCCTAGGGCATTGCCGTAATGTCCATGATAGGATTCGCACATTACGTGAACATTGGAATGGTTTTCAAAGTGGATCCTTGACGTTTCCTTCTAGAAAAACTAGTGCTAGTATTGCTAAACTAAAACCTGTGCGTAGCAGCTGTTCTGGTGAACGGCCTTTAGTTTCTTGCTCGAGTCAACCAATGACTTCTCAGTCTTCCAATCAAAATAGACAGGACAGTAAAGGATCAATAGAGGTGGAGAAGGCATGGAAAATGTTGGATATGGCTAAGGCAATTGAACGAAATAGTGACAGGAATAAATGTTCCGGTCAGGCCTCAAAACACGCAGTTAAGAAGAATACTAGCAGCAAAGAAGCTGGTGAATCAAGCTCAAGGTCTATCTCAGTAAAGATTGAACAGCATCGGCCTAGTCATTCCGAGAGTCATGTTTGTAAGTTGGACACGAAATTAAAAGGTGCCTCAGGTGTATATAAAGGTTCTTCAACCGCATGCGGACCATTATATAGTGAACTTGTATCTTCGAAGGAGTCTCAGACTTCACTTCAGTCAGATGTCTGTCATGCGAACAATAGACTACCACAGGAGAATAAGTTGTGTGCTGGTGGGTCCACACACTTGATTTCTTCTATCAAGTCGGCATCAAGTGCTACTATTGTAGACAAAGGAATCTGTTGTTCCTCAGATAGCATTGTGAATCCTCCTCAGGAGAAACTCAAGATCGAAAAGAGTGGCATTAAGAGAAGAGTTGCGGTGGAATGTGATGCCAAGACTGAAATCCAATCTCTTGTGAAGCTCAACCTGAAAATCCTGTGCAAAGATAAAAAGCTCG AAGTTGACACATTTAAGCAAGTTGCAAGACTAGCCACTCACTCCATCTTAGCAGCTTGTGGTCTGGAGCACAAAACATCTGGCATTTCTTCCGTTCCAGAATGTGTGTGCGTCCATGCAGAGGAAGTTAAGGAACTCAAGAGATCTACTCTAATGCCTAAATCGTGCCGAGAATGTTTCTTTTTGTTTGTAAAGAATGTGGTGAATACTATAATGCTAGACAACAGCTGA